GCCGACGAACAGCGCGTAGAGGTCGCTCTCGTTGTAGTCCTTCAGCACGTAGAAGTTCGGCGTGACCAGGAAGGCCGGACCGTTTCGGCCGGCGGGCATCATCAGATAGCCTTCGCCCTTCATCTCGTGCGCCGGGAACGGCTTGCCGCCGATGCGCGCCACGCCCATCCGCGCCCAGTCGGCGATCGGCTTGCCGCGGTCCGGGCCCTCCAGAGCGCAGGAGACGGCTTCCGGCACCGTCACCTCGAAGCCCCAGTCGCGGCCCCGCACCCAACCATGCGCCTTCAGATAATTTGCGATCGAGGCCAGCGTGTCGGGCTCCGAATTCCAGATGTCGGCGCGCCCGTCGCCGTCGCCGTCCGCCGCGTTTTTCAGATAGCTCGTCGGCATGAACTGCGGCTGGCCCAGCGCGCCCGCCCAGGAGGATTTCATCGAGCGCGGCGGAATCCTGCCGCGCTCCGCCATCACCAGGGCCGCCAGCACCTCCTCCCGGAACATTTCCTTTCGGCTGGCCAGGAAAGCTTTGGTGCCGAGCACCTCGAAGGCATCGTAGGGAATCCTGGCTCGGCCGAAACCCGATTCGCGCCCCCAGATCGCCAGTACGATGCCGGGCGGCACACCCGTCGCCTTCTCCAGCGCCGCCAGCGTCCGGGCATGCGTGCCCGCCCGGCTGCGCCCGCCCGCGGTGACGCCGCGCACCGTGTTCTCGGCGAAATAGGCGCCCGGCGACCCGAATTCCGCCTGATGCTGCGTCTTCGGCGTCTGCGGTTTCTGTCCGGGCAGCACGAGATCGGGCAACTTCAGGTTGGGCGTGATGCCGTCGAAGGCGGCATCGAAGGTCGCCCGTGAAACGCCGCCCGCCTTCGCCGACGGCCAGAGGTCCGCCTCCAGCCAGGAGCGGAACTGCCGGTCGATCGACTGTGCTGTTGCGGGCAGGGGGACGAGCGCCAGGAGCATTGCGCAGGTGGCGAGGCTCCATGCCAGCCGGCGCATCGGCAGGGCAAGCGAGGCAACTCGGCTCATCGGGCCTGCAACTCCCCTCAAAACGCCGTCCTGGCCTTCAGTGCCGCCGACAGCGTGC
The nucleotide sequence above comes from Aquibium microcysteis. Encoded proteins:
- a CDS encoding lytic murein transglycosylase, coding for MLLALVPLPATAQSIDRQFRSWLEADLWPSAKAGGVSRATFDAAFDGITPNLKLPDLVLPGQKPQTPKTQHQAEFGSPGAYFAENTVRGVTAGGRSRAGTHARTLAALEKATGVPPGIVLAIWGRESGFGRARIPYDAFEVLGTKAFLASRKEMFREEVLAALVMAERGRIPPRSMKSSWAGALGQPQFMPTSYLKNAADGDGDGRADIWNSEPDTLASIANYLKAHGWVRGRDWGFEVTVPEAVSCALEGPDRGKPIADWARMGVARIGGKPFPAHEMKGEGYLMMPAGRNGPAFLVTPNFYVLKDYNESDLYALFVGHAADRIQYGDRTFTGAWGSVGGLYRSDVAAMQRGLEKLGYDVGGADGLPGFRTRRSIGDWQARNGLAPTCFPDAALVKRLR